CACAGTTCGTTTTCGTGTGGGGACAAGCAAACTAGGTCATGACCCAGTTTAATGACCACAGCGGATGAAATGCTAGATGTAGGCTGTAGAGCTGAAAAgtttacaaaagaaaacagacctGAACACACTGTACATATTTAGCTTTGAACTCTTGACCATAAAATACataatgtttgacattttcataataaagtcttaaaaaaaactctaaagAGTCATTTATTCAACATAGCATATGAATCTGGAAGtatctgtatttatttccaAGGTTAAACATTTACAGTAGTGTGCAGTAAACATCCAGTGtattacagtatttatatttattgtggtATTAGAAATGAATCAAACTGAAAAATTTACAGTAATGAAATGTAATATCTGTCATATCTATCTTTGTTCACATAAATTTCAGTCATCAACGTAAATGAACCGTTTTCTATTCTTTATACATGAAGCCATCTACAGTGAAGTAAATTTACATCAGAATCTCCTTAGAGAACAACCAGCTAGAGGAGTATAAATACACACGCTGCAACAGCAACCACTTAAATTACAACTAACAACGcagatatagaaaaaaaaaaaaagggttacAAACATTTCATGTGCCACTGGAGGAGTTTACATCTGAATGTTAATTATAGTGGTTCAGAAACAACAGGCCTCAGCTCAGTTAGACTGTGCTATTGGTCATTTGGGGATTTATACACTTGATAAGGGGAACAATGTGGATGATTTAGTCCTAATTGTGATTCAGTGCTTAGTGTATGACAGTATTTCTCCAGCGTGATTAGTGTAATATGTTAATATTTAGCAGTAAAAGTAGTATATGTGAGGTGGAATTTGCACATTTATAAAACAGGTGGTCAATGTAAACACGTCCCAAAGTGAATTTTAGTGTCCAAGTGTCCATTTCCTGGTTTTTAAAGGACAAGGCTGGgcctattttatatttttctttctctaaatgaaaagactgaaacCAACAATATCCGAACTCCTTTTCAGCCCGTTCTGGTCCTCAAGTTGTCGCTTTATCATCCCCTTTGGTGTCTGATACTGATGCACAAGGCACCCTGTAGCATCTTTATGAGATGTTAAATATAGTTTAGAGTATAAAATATTGTGTATAAAAGTGTGActatggaggaggagggatggctGGATGGCTTGAACACTGGACTTTGACCCAGGAGACCGGGGTTATGTGTCCCATAAGAAACCAAAAGTGGAACTAAAGTTATGTGAGAAACACTCTTAATTTGAACCCTTTTCTTAAACCCCATAAAGTAGTTTTAGTAAACTAAACCTAATGAAACTGTGACAATTTCTGAACGTTAACCACGTGTTTACCACGACAATGAAGGTCTGGTATGCCTGCAGCAATATTACACGGTCAGAGGCGTCAGTATTTGACAATGAGAACCGAGAACTGCTTGGAATGAATGAACGGCGTCTGATATTGACCCGGAAGGCTGCATCTCGTGTTAGTATCAGACACCAAAGAAGGCGGCaatgtgtctgtctttcatGCCTGGGGAATGAAAATGAGTTGTCCTTTCCCAGTCTGGGGTGCTCAGTCGCAACCtgaaccccccctccccacccccatgAAGgcataaatgaaaacaaatgttactcaaacaggtgTAAATAGTGCTTTTGTTCGGGGACTGttttcagcagcggattaatacacatcgGGTGCTCTAGTCAGTATAGTAGTCTAGTATAGTGTATGTTGGATCAAATCAAAATAgactgaagtgtgtgttcaCCATAAAGAAGGAACATGtcggtgtgtttttaatagtgaTCAATGGAGCTCTAAGGGAACAAACTGCGGCACAGAGGAAGAATCTCTACCAGAGTGTAACATAAAGAGAGTTCCTGTCAGTAGCATCAAGTCCCTGCTGGTTTTGGTCTGTCTTTTGTTgttgatgataataaaaaagacagaatatcGTCATTCTCATCCTTTGATCAGATTAGGGTACTAACAGAAAACAGTATTCGTGTGATGCGGCCTCGTGAAGAGGATAATCTGTCCTTCATCTATGTTACAGTTGAATTGTGAAAATCGTCcctaaaaaaaagatatgaaacCATCATTTTGCAGTTGCCTTGTTTGGACAACCCTCAGAGTTCACACTGTCAAATTATTGCTACAGAGCCCTGAGAGCACAGCACATACAGGGAGTGAGTCTTTAACAAAGAGGCAACAATCCACATCTTTTAAATTATGGATGGAAATGAACAGTTGCACACTGATGCACTGTAATGTGTCAGCTATTGGAAAAACACATCCCACTTTCATTTCTGCTTGTACATTTTTGTTGAGTATAAGGACTACGCTGCAGAGCTACTTCTCATTTGCCCTCTGAAATTGAAGCAGCACTCAGCACTCAGTGTGGGCAAAGACAAAAGATAAAAGTCCTCTGATGTGTCCTGATgctgctcagcagcagcaggatctgCCTCCAGCGATATTCTGATGCTGAGGTATAATATGGGTGAATCTCCTGCACCCCACAGAGCTCAGCTGACTGTATAAGACAGATTCTGGCCACAGGACAcgacagaagaaaaacatagtGACAGACCGCGAGTTCCACTGAGAAATGCCCACATTTACCTTTGGATATGTTTACATTTACTACCTGTGCTGGTAAATGTGCATGCGTGTACACCACATTTAccagagggaagcttgaaaatGTTCTTAGACTTTAAAATGGTTATAAAATGCATTCACAGAAAGCATGCATAAAATAATAACCCCTACAAAGTTTAGAGACCTCTGTGTGGAATTATTGTCCTAATGTGAACTGTGGACTCTTATTGTGTAAAAGCCTTTCAAACTAAAAATGCGAAGGAGCATTAAAAGCTTTAATTTAGCATGCTAGAGGAAAAAGGTGACACACAGTGTAGCATCCATGCGAAGGACAGTCATAAATCTCTGTTTTAGCATCTGCATACTATACGAAGGTCCCACATCCACCTAAGATTAAACCAGTGATCCAGAGGCTTAGAAATGCACCTTAGACACGACCGGTCACAGTTAAAATAGCTAGTCTTCCCCCTCCAGCTTCTGTGTGACACATTTGATGCGGATGTTTTCTCTGAGGTTGCGGAGGCGCGCGCTGCGGCTTGTGATTTCCTCCACGTAGGTTTTGGGGAACCAGCCCCGTTCCCCGTCAGACAGTCTGATGCCTTCAACCCAGcctggagaaagaaaacatccattAGACATCAAACAAACCACTGCACACTGACACCTACTGCTTGTTTAAAGCTCAGGCAGCCAgcgacacacacaaaccaaacctTTTATGGCCACAAGTTATGTTAATTCAGGTGCAGGTTGAGGTTGGAATGCAGTTTATGAGAAAGAGTCTCTATCCACATTCTTACCATCACTTGTAATGGTCTTAGCATGAAGGATGTCGGCCTTTTCCAGTGTCAACTCATCGTGCTCTTGGGCTTGATAGCTTTTGATGCACTGAACCTGGGAGATATCTAAGAGGAAAAGGATGAATGAGAGGATTAAAAGGTTTAAATCCAGTGATTCATAGTGCACCTAAAGCTCTTTACTGACCATCAGTCTCACTAGCTTGCTCGATGTCTTCGAGCGGATCAGATGGAAACATCGCTGTGATCCATCTCTGCTTCCCGCTCCTTAGTAGACACATAAAAGGGACGGTCAGAGCGCTGTCTGCTGAAGCATCCACTCTGCACTGAAGTAAACTGACTGCTGACTCGGCGCTGACAAAGCACTTTTACTCACTCAGTGTGTGATTTGAGGAGGATCTGGTGTTTGAGCTGCTGGCCTTCGCACAGCTGCAGGTGGAAGATGAAGCCTGAGATGCCCTGCAGCTTCTGACTGAGATCCTTCACTTTCAGCTCTCCTATCTTGGCGTGCACGAACACCATGAACTTCCATGTACTGCAAAAAAGATGGAATCAAAATCCCCTGCAAACAGAATGTATctcattttttcacattaataaCCAGCTGGTGAATGTTTAAAGCCACCATGTGATTGTTGAAGTGGTTGTAGCGTCTTTGAAATGACTCTGATggtatatgtttatatgtttatcCTGGTGAAGATTGGTGCAGCCTGTGTTGTTTTACAGACCATTTACTTGACTCTACCACTGGGAGGTGACAAGGTCAGAAATGTGTGAATTAAACATATTATTACTTTAAAGAAGCACAAGTTCTatcttaaaggaacagtttgacatttacGCTTTCTTGCTTAGAGTTACATGAGGAGCTAAATACCGCTGTAATATCATCTAAAGcagttagtttagcttagctggAGTCTgcgctggttgcctggcaacctcaagACTCTGGAAAATCACTGCACTGAGCCAAGAAACAGTCCAATGAGCGTGCATTCAATCTTCTCATCGAGCACTCAGCAAGAAGATGGATAAACGgctttcccaaaatgttgaactattcctttacgACAGTAGCCACATGCCATTTGTacagaaatgtcctctttgTGGACCCCCGACAGTGTTTGCTTGCTGTGGTATCTGTGGTAGAAAGATACAGCACCTCCCCAATGTCTCTatttctttttcccccctcaaaaaaaaaaaaattattttaaattagtTATAGTTATAACTGGCAATAAGGAGAAATCTTTGACACACAATTTAGATATGCATGTTGcaaaagaaataataacaataatccaAGTAACTGAACTAAACTTTAGTATGAGTAGAAGTGTGGATCAATTTTTCAGTTCTTGGTGTCTTTGTGTGGACGGTGTGTCACTCACTCCTTCCTCCTGGACAGCAGGAGACAGTCATTGAACAGATGGAGGTACACGGGCTTGGTGGGTAACTTGAGCTTCGATCCAGAAATACTCATCGTCTGAGTGTCCACCTCCAGGAGCTCGCCGTGTTTCACCAGCCAGCGGGACTGAGAGATCAGAGGAAAGATCTACAAAGGACGGAGGTAAATCAGAGAATTAGAAACACTGTACAAAATGTCGTCAAAGCCAACGGTGCAAAATCACAAATATGTAAAATCACAAATATGTATCACCTTTCCCTCaaaatttattttcttattgaGGTGAATAAGTTCCTCCATCCTCTTCATTGACTGCACACTGGAGTTACATTCTTTGATGATCTAAGGACAGACATACCGACATGATTATTACTGTTGTGCCTCACCAGTGATAATACTGCTACTCTTCCAACTGGCTATTAAGGATGATAATAACCACCTTTTTTAGCTCATTGAAAGCTTTCGTGGCAGTGTCCTCATCCCGGGAGCCCGGTGTTGTCCTCTTTAAGATattctgaaaaataaagatgtttttgaagACGTGCCAAAGAGGAAACAATACTCTTGTTATGCACAgctagagggaaaaaaaaaaagccctgctCTGGCAAATTGCTTAGCTGGTCCAAATATTACCCCATTTACAGTTCCACATAATTGGGTTTCAAGTGCGAACATGAATTCTGCAGTGAATGTTTAATCGTGTACCTCCACCAGCATTTTAAGCCTTGTGATCCGCTGAAACGGGAGGATTAGAAAAGAGGTCAGCGGAAGTCTTTGGCAGACGGGGGCCTCCTCCAAGCGAGCCAGGATGCCGGGGAACCGAGGGTTCTCGTGCCTGAGAGGACAGGACAAGTACATTTACAGAAACACTTTAATGACTTTTAGTCAAAGTGAGACTAAATTCCAGCACGGTTTTTACCCTCAGAAAAAATGTTCAGCTTTCTCCAGTTGAACCATCTGCAAGTTAAGTCATGCAGGTGTAAAATAACACCTGAACACCCTTAGATGCACTTCAGCCATCAGTGTGCAGAGAGATAGTGGctgcatactgtacatgtacgTTTATGTTCGGGGCTCCAACACATGATTTAACATACGTACACTGAAAGTAGTTACTCACAGCAAACGCTGGTATGTCTGCTCCTGATAGGCCTGGTTGGTCACATAAGGTAAATAAACCCTCCGCAGACCCGGGCAGTGTTCCAGGACGATGTCGCACACATCAAAACGCAGAatgtcctcctccagcctgcGCTCCAGGTCCTGAAGAAACCTACAGGCAACGAGTGAGCAGAAAATACACTCAGAGAAGGAGACACCATAACTGAGATGTTAAAACAAAGACTTGAGGGAAACATCAGCAGCATTACTTCACCTTTCACTGACATCTTTGACTTCAGGCAGCTTGGAAAAGAGCCACTGCTTATCCTGAGCTCCAAGACACTCTGCGAGCTCCTGTGACAACATGAAGTGGTCCACTGCAATCGTCAAACTACGGATGTACGACGCCTCAGACGTCACCAGCTCAAACTTTGCCTGAATTGAGTGGACACAGCATGTAAGCCAGCCTTCTGCAGCACATGAACTAGCAAACAGCTGTGGCAAAATTCTTAAACGTCTCATTCACCTCCTGTAATTTCCTTTCCTCGTTGCTGAAGTTGTCGAGCTGGCCGCTGGTTCGGACATCAGGGATGTCCTGCCACAGCGCAAAAGCGGAGCCTCGGGATGAGCGGAAGGAACTGGATGGAGACAGGTTAGAAGGAGACGGGGTCCCATCTGACCCCTCGTCCCTGAgcccttcttcctctgtgccaggCTCCTTCCCTTGCTGCCTCTGGATCTCTCTGTTGATGGCGACGTCGCTGTACTCCTGGTACAGAATCGCTGAAGGAAAGattgaaagtaaaaaaaggaTGTTACATGAAAGTGCAAATCTTGGTTTAACTAGGGAAATGAATAGTTCAGGGAACCTTACAGCTAGGTAAAAACCGTGACAAGCGATTTGAACTAGTAACAGTTGGAAGTGAACTGAAGTCCTCCTCTATGGATTTCTTTCGCATTCTGTGAAGAAAACGTGAACTGATATCAATACACGTTCTATAAGTTTTGCAGTTTCTGTGTTGAGAAATTTGAAGTCCGTATTTACCCAAGTTTTGAGCTCCACCGATGTAAAGGCATGCCATTGTCACTGCTGGGCAGCAGACTAGGAGCAGGTCCTACAGGACTGTGGGGGGCGCTGTCACTGGACCCTCCAGAGCTGCGGTGCTTGGAGTTGGACTTACCTAAAGAGGACAAAAGGCAGGTGgtgcagagaagaggagagagacctTGTAAGAAAGGCTCTGTTTAGGGACACACTTCCTCAGCTGATTAAAGGTTCAGTAGGTGAGTTTATAAAAgcatctttttgtctttgcacaCAGCGTAAAGACTTCATGGATTTTATGACTTTATGGATGTTATGACTGGAGCAGCGGCCCTTTATGTTTTGTCCCGGCAACACTCTAATGTTACTGTTATCGCAAAGTTGAACTGTTAATGTCTAAACAGACTTACTAGTACTGAGATAAGGACCAAGCATCTAGCTAAAATACAGCCAGGCAACAGTTGTTATCTCGACCTATGTGGAGTTTAGTTCATGTTTTGTTCGTCCCATCGTGACCATTGTTGGCCTGGTTACTAGCCTGCACTTGCATGAAGCCTCATCTACGGGGAGGGGCTTCGGTGGAAAAACTGAAACgaagtggagagggaggggaaaggaCCTGGAAGTTGGACCACCAAATGCACCTTCTAGGCTTTTTGCACAAGGAGAAGTCCACTGAACGTGTCAGTTAATCACTGTTTGCAGGATGTGGTATTGTTTCTTGGTTAGGTTTGTGGTAGTACGTCTCAAAGAAATGTTACCACAATGTTGGCTCAGCTGTCTACTCACAGTCCGCGTTGGGGCTGAGGCTGCTGGAGTTCTGTCTGTCCCGTGAGGCGACCCGAGCAGACAGCGACTTCCCCAGCTTCAAGGTGAAGGAGCTCTTCCTTTGAGACAGCTGCAGTCTAGATATCAGTTCTGAAGCTGAGAAGCGCCGCCGCTCTTGATCGCCTTGGCGGCTGCGTGACAAAAAGCTCCCTCCTGTGGCATTTGACGTCTCTACAGTCCCACCGTCCTCGACCTCCCCTGGTATTGAGTCCTCTATAATCTGCAGTGGTTCTGCAGGTAGATTAAAAATATCATCATGGTTGAGGTTTGAGAGACCGTCTGTGGATGAAGGACTAGAAATAGCCTCCAGGGAAGATAATCCACTGAGGTCTTCCTCCAGGAAAGATGCAAAAGGTCCTGGGAAGATGTAGTCTGCGTCCAGGATTGGGCTGCTGAGAGATTCATCGCTCGGACTGTCTGGGGAATAAACCTGCATCTTTCGCcctgaaaacaagaaaaataactATTAAAATTAAGCAGAAGCATGTGAAGAGATTCTAAAGCCTAAAAAGTTACACACTCACGGATAGATTTCtctttcagtgaactttgtgaCGTCCTCCTCTGCGGCTGGCAGGAGTCTGGGCTCTGAAAGCCAGGACCTTCAGGTGAGGATGGGGAGCAAGGTAACTGAGATTCCCAGGAGTCTCTGTTTGTgtacagagaggacagagggagcgACAGAGGGAGGCTGAGAGCGGCGTGGAGAGGACGACATACTGTTGTGACAGCACGAGGTTTTTCAGTCTGCTCCCGCAAGGAAGTCCTGCTGCCATTACGGCATTCAAGGCCATTGTCACCTGCAGATGTATGACAGTTCAAATTCAGCGTTGTTTCACGGCCGTTGGTTGTCCTGTGGCAGCCATTCTGCATGTCATTCAGCtcatttagtgtgtgtttgaagccaTTCAGGGGCAGCGAGTGTGTTGTGCATTGTGCGTCTGGAATAACGGAGCCAAGACCGTTAAGTTTAGGAGTCACTGGCGGCTGTAGCTCAATAAAAGCCAATGTTTCCTGCTGGCACACAGCGA
This sequence is a window from Pempheris klunzingeri isolate RE-2024b chromosome 11, fPemKlu1.hap1, whole genome shotgun sequence. Protein-coding genes within it:
- the arhgef19 gene encoding rho guanine nucleotide exchange factor 19 — encoded protein: MLPGYGFSPFPDFQPHLHAFRCRGESPSMWIPGSGESQALSEAQEDRPPFHQCHHKHVAVCQQETLAFIELQPPVTPKLNGLGSVIPDAQCTTHSLPLNGFKHTLNELNDMQNGCHRTTNGRETTLNLNCHTSAGDNGLECRNGSRTSLREQTEKPRAVTTVCRPLHAALSLPLSLPLSSLYTNRDSWESQLPCSPSSPEGPGFQSPDSCQPQRRTSQSSLKEKSIRRKMQVYSPDSPSDESLSSPILDADYIFPGPFASFLEEDLSGLSSLEAISSPSSTDGLSNLNHDDIFNLPAEPLQIIEDSIPGEVEDGGTVETSNATGGSFLSRSRQGDQERRRFSASELISRLQLSQRKSSFTLKLGKSLSARVASRDRQNSSSLSPNADCKSNSKHRSSGGSSDSAPHSPVGPAPSLLPSSDNGMPLHRWSSKLGMRKKSIEEDFSSLPTVTSSNRLSRFLPSSILYQEYSDVAINREIQRQQGKEPGTEEEGLRDEGSDGTPSPSNLSPSSSFRSSRGSAFALWQDIPDVRTSGQLDNFSNEERKLQEAKFELVTSEASYIRSLTIAVDHFMLSQELAECLGAQDKQWLFSKLPEVKDVSERFLQDLERRLEEDILRFDVCDIVLEHCPGLRRVYLPYVTNQAYQEQTYQRLLHENPRFPGILARLEEAPVCQRLPLTSFLILPFQRITRLKMLVENILKRTTPGSRDEDTATKAFNELKKIIKECNSSVQSMKRMEELIHLNKKINFEGKIFPLISQSRWLVKHGELLEVDTQTMSISGSKLKLPTKPVYLHLFNDCLLLSRRKDTWKFMVFVHAKIGELKVKDLSQKLQGISGFIFHLQLCEGQQLKHQILLKSHTESGKQRWITAMFPSDPLEDIEQASETDDISQVQCIKSYQAQEHDELTLEKADILHAKTITSDGWVEGIRLSDGERGWFPKTYVEEITSRSARLRNLRENIRIKCVTQKLEGED